gactTTAACCATTTCTTCTAAAATCATATGTATTTGTGCCCAGTATTTCTGGGCCTTTTTACCTGACCACCACACATGATAAAAAGTGCCCACCTTTCCCCCACTTTTCCAACAATCGACAACTGTTGTTACAGATCTTCGCCATCCTTTCTGGTGTCAGGTATcatctaaacatcatgttataaaaagtatttttactcAGTGCAAATTCCACACTCTTTGTCCAGACCCTTTCCCGTTGTTCCCTTTGAATTCGTTTACCAAAATGTTGTGCCCACTTGACCACACAATCTTTCACCTCCTCCATTTCATGTTTCAACAAAAGTTTATACAACTTAGCAATAACATGGTCATCTCCAGAGTCCAAAACAGTTTCAAGTTATGGTATATCCATAGTATCAAAACTTATTATCAAATAAgtttttatccactttaaatgcttacCAATGTAAGTTTCCGGAGGGTAGTTCCTCATCTTTATTCTATGCTGATGATTATCCAACCCCATAGTTGATGCTTCACTGACAGCCATCAGATGAACTTGTGGTGATCTCATGATGGAGTAGGCCCAATAAACCCCGTTTGTGGATTTGGGGTGTTACTGTATTTCACTACCATAGTTAGCTGTGTGAACAACCCTGGGATATATGCTTGTGTAAATAAAGCTGTGTAGCTGCGCTGCCGAGCTCAACTGAAGGGTTGCCACTCAATTTATTGATAAGCCAGCAAAAATTGAGAACGGGATAATTCATGTGAGATAGGCAGAGGAGGATTTATATAATCCTGGCTGGCAGGCAGAAGTTCTGGGGATGTCTCCTTTCTGCATCACTGACAGGATAACAATCAACTCCAGAGCTATGTGGCCAATCTTAAAGGCAAAATAAATTGGGCAGTAAACCCCACATGGGTCTAAAATCACATCTATCTGCCACTCCAGTCTCAGAATTTTTAACCTTTCTAAATTTGCCACctttttataaaataattttaaagtaaaaaacaaTAATATTGCACAAAGGAGAAATTATATAATGTATGATGCTAAAATTATGCGGCTAACTAACTAGCTACTACAACAACGTACAAAACTAAATTAGAAACAAATACCAACAAAACACATTCCTACATAGACACAAACTACACCAACAACTGAAAAACAGACAGACATGGGTCTACTTCTACAAACCTCACACTCTATTCGTTGGTTTTTATAccgtattattttactccatgtaGACAAACACacttctgcctctggtaccactTATTCTCATTCATAAATCTTACATTTGACATATGCCCCTATTGTTGACATGAAAAGTTATTTTAGTTCCAACATTTCTTGAAAGTGACCACATTTTTCTCCTTAATTAGTGAGgagaggtgaggcagggaggaatctttttctgaatcccaccactgcctccaaCTGAGGAGAACTGTGGTGATGTGCGCGCGTATGagagggaggggtggaggatgtgtgaatgtatgacagggatgatttagtggataaggaaggataacagaactgattgggtttaaatgagtaaagatggtaacttatataggaaagtacggtaacttatatagataggtacggtaactgccaccaacgtgaggtaacaggcttacagagaggcaaggagacttgtctttatgaacaataacaaaattcaagtttatttttggtacataagcgtatggtttcaatcagtaaacgttccggatcttaagttacaatgtagtctttcttgaatggatatttcttaaataacttctcttcaacacagtatactaaactcccctggtcagcttatattcccagcctttcccctgagtgaccataagctgccgtccttagctgatttccacagctcctaatctttccaaaacctaaccgcaactcttcttctcaaacccctaacagccactccttttaaaaccctcacagcaactgaactttttaaaagggaatatgctccaactgtcatcttagccacgccccctttttcctccagagagaggttacgttgccatggcaacccgctgaacacagctggcttccatgtgagacctgtcttcatcaatacataattcccctttttccttttaataaacaaataaaatcatatcaataattcccattaactcataacatccttacacctCCCCCctaagaaagattatttttgccttttctatgcctagaatgggcaaaaataattaataaatacatatatacatacacaacagtattcctgaaataaaacacaaagttagatacaatacataaatcataaaatacaaaccttCACTGTTGCATATACACATAACATGTCCATATCTTACCATACAGTCATGGCATTGTCACCATTCAACATACAAACCATAAACGTATTGGTCATCTTTCCCATTGTTAAGATTCACAAcctcaaatcaaaagacattttaaaaatacattttccataaatcatatttgtaacagtttaattttcattcagggttattccccaagtctttatttatacactggactAAACATCTTCCGATACTCAGTACATTTCATAGGGATCTTCTTCATGCCACCTGGCACAGTTCATCGATGTTTCCTTCTGCGGAGCATTCCAGAGGTTAACATGTTGTTGGGGATAATTACACTCGTCCTTCCCAGCAACACAATGAACTCTCTCTGTCCCAAAATGTCTTTTTGCgaaacttccaagagtcattTAAGAAGTCCTGCGAAACATAGTCCAAGCATTTTTGTAGAATCTTGAAAGTAAACGGTTGATGGTTAAAACTACCAATCCCCATCACGTCAGGGTCTTTACCACTCTCTCCATCGAAAAATAACCTccgcttgcttcttggtttggcTGACCTGTCATAGTAGCTCTTCTGTCTCTGCTGGGCTACAGCTAGATGTTCTTGTGCGATGTCTCTTGCCACTCTCATTGTTGACTGAAGATCGGTCAAATATTCAGCCACTGGAACTGTATCAGCTTCCCGTCCAAAGAACATATCAGATGAGATGACTTTGGCCCCTGCAAACTTCTGCTGAGCTTCATTGGACTCCACTACTGATATcttgctctctgtctctcttctgttAATGGGTCTGTCACCAATAGGCCGGATGCTGGAGATGGCAATGtctgcctcctcttcccctttgttCATTTCCCAAGAGGAGTTGTCTGTCTCCCACTGTGAGCTGAAGGCATCGCCTAATGAAAAAGGATTATCTTTGTACTTTGGTGGTCCAGATGTGAAGCTTCCGATGTCTTCAAAGAGATCTAGCTGGGACTGTGTGGACTTTGTAGTCACTGGCGTTTCTTGTTCTATCACTTGCATCTCAGAGAGGACAGAGTGAGAAATAGAGCTCCTGGACaccaagcccatgcccagccGCTCTGCCTGTTCCCACTTCTTCCCTTCCAGGTTTTGaagttttttctcctcctttttccgaTCAACGTGTAGCTCTTGATACGTCAGTCTCATGGAGGCCACTAAGGCTTCATCTGCTTGCTTCTTGTACTCCGCAGCCTGTTGCTCCTTCAGTTTCTCAGCCACCTGCGCTTGCCTTTCAATTTCAGTGAAACTCTGACTatgtatttctgacctttcttctgattccacacttttgctttctctgtaaaACACACCATCTTTTGTGACAAATTTATTGGGTAGTTCTCCTGCTGATTCTGGTAAACTTTCAGCTTGCTTAAACAAAGGCTTCAGGGATTCATCTTCCTCCTGAGCTTGTTTAATTTCTTGAACTCCCCCTGTTTTACTAACAATTTCGGTAATGGTGGAACTGGATTCTGGACCCTGTTCAGATTCCGGTTGAATAGGTAAGCACACTGCTTCCTGAATAGGGCTTCTGTTGTAATTTTCCTTCTTCTCACACAACTTTTTCCAGTTCTTAACTTGTCTAGCTAGGTCATTGCCGATTAAACATTCATGAGGGATATCTGAACTAATTGCAAAGTCCCAGatccctttccatccattgtattcaattgggagagatactacctcagctggtacagctggtcccaaaccctttagatttatctcagaggtgggcttttgatatttctgaggtaccgattttgggtggataacacacacctgggatcctgtatccctccaaccttgtttttgttggttcacaatagtgataggctcaaaataatcttcagaaaaatcatcggataaaataaataaacattgtttctccCTAGGAACTGTTTCAGTACTGCTTAGCAACTTAATATCCCTATTAAGAGTATTTTCTTTGGGCTCTTTATTCATAAAGAAGGATGTTTTATCTCTTCTTAAAAGAGGACATTGGTATTTTAGATGATCAGACTTCCCACACTGATAGCACCTTGCTTTTACCTCAGGTTTGGTCTGATTAATTACCTCAGGCCTCCTGTAGGCGGTGTTTTCTATGGCAGGCGtctttttgtattgtgtgtgtgtttgataattGAAAAATGGCGGTTTATTCTGCCTTCTCTCACTTAGTCCCTCATCGTTCCTAAATCCTtccctcagagtgattaattggtcTGTCATTGAAGCCGCTTCATTGGCAGTTGATGGCTTTCTGTCTTGAACTAACCACCGATAATCTGAGGGCACTAATTGAAACAGTTGTTCCAACTTAATTAATTCCCTCAGCTGTTGAAAAGTTTCCACTTCTGAGGTTCTGAGCCAACTATCAAATAATTGAGCCTGTTTTGAAGCTACTTGTGCGAAGCTTTGGTGCTTTTCTTTCCTCAGAGATCTGAATTTTAAACGATAAAACTCAGGTGTGAGTTGCAATTTCTGTTGTacctgctttttaaagaaattataatcTCGGTGTGACTCTTCAGGTACATcaccatatatttctaacaatttcccacaaatttggggtcttaaataaagcatccattttccttcatcaatttcaaaatctctgcagcacctctcaaaagaaatcaaaaacttttccacatcatcatctttattaaactttgggaatctcttcagaagtagatcagacgcttcagtcctaccattcccttcttggttaataatgtgtggttgagacagtgccaatttctctttttccaattccaaTTCCCTCATTCTcaactctctctccttttcctcagTCTGACTGGCTTTTTGTAATTCCATTCGTTTCAGTTCTATTTCTGTATCCTTCTGCAGTTgccatcgtttttcctcccattctctctctctttgcttatcctccctttctctttgcttatcctccctttctctttgcttatcctccaattctaattttctcaattcaattttatatttaagggtttcccttgtctcaggggtttgctcagagtccgaactatctccttggtattcactagcctctcctgctaatttcttttgtagtctAGTAGCCATTTTCCTTAAATTTTACCTCACGATTTCTTACTATGCGGTCTCAAGGCACTTAGTTTGAGATGTTAAACGTATCCCGCCGCTTGGCACCAATtgaagaggactgaggtgacagggatggaatccttttctatcccaccgctgccaccacttgaagaggactgaggtgacagggatggaatccttttgatcccaccgctgccaccaattgaagagaggtgaggcagggaaggaatctttttctgaatcccaccgctgccaccaattgaagaggactgaggtgacagggatggaatccttttctatcccaccgctgccaccaattgaagagaactgaggtgacagggatggaatccttttgatcccaccgctgcccccaattgaagagagcccaatttgtggtactcaactcaggcaggggaaatctttgtctttaaatcccactgctgcctccaattcaggagatgtgtgcacgtgtgagagggagggatggaggatgtgtgaatgtatgacagggatgatttagtggataaggaaggataacggaactgattgggtttaaatgagtaaagagggtaacttatataggaaagtacggtaacttatatagataggtacggtaactgccaccaacgtgaggtaacaggcttacagagaggcaaggagacttatctttatgaacaataacaaaattcaagtttatttttggtacataagcgtatggtttcaatcagtaaacgttccggatcttaagttacaatgtagtctttcttgaatggatatttcttaaataacttctcttcaacacagtatactaaactcccctggtcagcttatattcccagcctttcccctgagtgaccataagctgccgtccttagctgatttccccagctcctaatctttccaaaacctaaccgcaactcttcttctcaaacccctaacagccactcctttttaaaaccctcacagcaactccacttttaaaagggaatatgctccaactgtcatcttagccacgccccttttctcccaagggaagctgtgttaccatggcaacctaccaaatgctgcttccagctagtttccatgttaggcttttccttgctaatatataactctttttttctttaacaaacaaataaataaaatcatatcaataatctctgtttaacacataacttctctacaattatattacattattattctaaattatattataatataatataggggcctctggtggcacagtgtgttaaagcgctgagctgctggacttgcggaCCAAATGGTACCTGgtgcaaatcccgggagcggagtgagcgcccgctgttagccccagctcctgccaacctagcagttcaaaaacatgcaaatgtgagtagatcaataggtctggcaggaagataatggcactccatgcagtcatgcctatggccacatgagatgtctatggacaacgccggctcttcggcctagaaatggagatgagcaccaacccccagagtcggtcacaactggacttaacgtcaggggaaacctttacctttttactatattatagtattaccatgtattattatttcattcagtgttataatgtgtttttatattattactaggtccgggctgtggcgcaggctggtgagcagcctgctgtaataaatcactctgaccatgaggtcatgtgttcgaggccagcccgtggcagggtgagcacctgtcaattaaaatataaaaaatagcccctgctcgttgctgacctagcaacccgaaaggtagttgcatctatcaagtaggaaataaggtacctcctataaagtggggaggcaaatttaagtaatttacgacgttggaatgaggaagtgccgtcacagtggatgatgaagcagctgctcccccctgtggccagaatcgaacatcccctcaggagaaggttaaattgcctctgcgtctgtctctgtctcggttctatgtgtagatgggtattgaatgtttgccctgaatgtacataatgtgatctgacctgagtccccttcggggtgagaaagaagggcggaatataaatactgtaaataaataaataatattatattacattattattttataacatattatattatatattatgccaTTATAGTATAGTACAactattatattatgtatattaatatattattatattatcataatattatattataattatcctatccgatttgtcgtcgatccactcctttgggcttcacggaaatctaccctttgccaaaatatatgatcctgtgctTTGACTAAAGTCAAATTATAATTACtatagaatataataattattataatatgtcaagagtcagacgccaattagcgaacaaaaatagagtttattcagcagataagccaaaaagtaatgttaacacagaaaaaaccttgaaacacttcactatcagtgcttcaagagcagttcaaacagaaatataattcagcaacacaagcaggtaaaaacaaggctaaacaaacttagtgcaaactgcactttctgagtccaagccctgccagccggctctgtagttttcaaagggacagttcccaaaagaaaacatcaaattggtcaggaaacaaacaaacaaactaagaatgcagtagactgcttccacaatgtggataaagccaaaggctccaaaaggatggtgaaaagacgtcgtccgggattccaaggtcaggtcaggagataacagcggtgtccaaagagcaagccaggagtcaaaagccgatagtagtcatcaatcacagggcgaaggcagtagcaaggtcaaattctgatccaaggtctgaagagggtgcagtcatccaaaacaggtccacgataagacacagcgagagccaagctaggtgataacagcagattcaaatcatagtccaagtccagtcttcatggaaacacagagatcccaatggcgcctcagcaacaccttgccacacgcaaagtgcagtggccaaacattcccattttattccccttcctcctgggtgaccaaacactcacacccaaacaccaggtgtcccaaatctactcagagtctgagctccacacagctagagctcgtggatctggagtacctagcaattcgtcggagtcccaatcatcctgcccacacttagccccatgaacacttaaagaaccatcctcccttctccaagcatcccaattgggatcagctcctgcagaaaccccaggttcagaagtatccatagaccccaaatccccagacatctccggtggctgtgcccattcagtgcccgcttccccagccaccacctgttcctcagcatccatctccccatctgaatcttcctcagaagatcccccatatagctctctaagttgcttcctgcgcaactcctccagtgaaccctcatcacgagggttttttcttcctcttcgaattccatccccatcaaccataatccccgaaggcgcagtcacaacataatatattatatattattatattccttttatattattattattattattattattactattattattatattattatgataatgGATTTCCTGCCTTTCCTCTGGTCCTGCCCATCAATtgagctctccctccctccccccttcctccctggatggctgttccgtgcctgcagggggcgccatggagACCCTTGTGATGCGCTGCAGCATCTCCCTCTGAAGGCCGTTCCCTTCGGAAGCTCACTTTCCCGTTcacagcaggaaggaaggaaggcagtcgctctctctctttctctttctctctctctctctctcttcttgctCCTTGCCCGTTGCCTTTGCAGCCTGTACCTGTGCCGCCTTGTTTGGTCCACATCCCGGTGAGTCTTCTTCGCTCCTCgtgtggggaggaggggaggagcagagggacCTAGACagggggagggtgtccctcttggttctcttggacctctcaggggCCTTCAATACCTTagaccacggtctccttctgggatgcctcatgGGAATGGGGCTTGGGGGCACCGCTTAGCAGTCCTTCCTGGGGGTGTTGTTGGGAGACACCTTCTCAGCCTGGCAGCCATTgctttgtggggtcctgcagggttcagtcTCAATGACATGGCTTTTTGAAGCCGAATgtgtggccgggatcacagggttgttgtatgttttccaggctgtatggccatgttctagaagtattctctccttacgtttcgcccacatctatggcaggcatcctcagatgggGCCCGATGacccctttggctttgctttgtagGGACAAAGGGGACTGTGTCTCGGCCGGAGTGGCGGCTGGGGTCGCGACAGCCTTTGAGGCCTCCGTTGGAGGGACGCTCTTTAGCGCGGAAGGAGGCCCTTCCTTCTGGAACCGAGGCCTCGTCTGGGAAGTGGTCAGGTTCCCAAACAGGACAGAATATTGTTATGATTGTTGAGGCTTGAACTCCCAAGGAATGCAACTCAGCCTGGCTGcacgctttatttatttatttatttatttacagtatttatcccTCACGCCACTCAGCTCTATGGTGAAAACGCCCCCTGTTGTGCTGAAGAGGCCGCGTAAGAGGGAGGGGGGGCTCCTGACGTCTGTGATGTCTCACGGACCcttgagtcatgaccccgcagccattatggatcagactgaaaaacatatggggtttgtgccaactcagcaagattctgctcctttccagatgtcccctgttaaCAGTTTTAGCCcaaagttaattacaaaagcccttgaaacagagcctggtccCCCGGAGAGTGCTTcttttgataggagattgtttgtgaaaacattccgctctgagaaggcaaaaaggaggaaaagcgcgagattagcagagagagaggacgctaattaaaccgattcccttgagagtttccagggaggtttgcatctggcaagttgttgtcttcagtccgtttcccttaggaaaaagtgttcaggcacctggtttgaggggagattcgaagccccataaaagttctgcgcgcaggatggccatcgcggtgtcaacgtgtcagttgggaaaCCAACATCGTCTCTAGTTCCTGCGGCGcgctactctcaagtagaccgggcgttgcgtctcgtctccctgccaagtctggactgcgattcagttccaccacgaccaactttgccttgccttgttatcctagcctcggacattgaacctgggactcttgaaagaccttgctcatttccccactcaaactgcttggaagtttgagtgtgtttcggttattggatttaaaactttgaactctaatactggacatctaactttatattattggactatatttgacctttcctaaaaggactatttctggactaaatactctgcttatttccttaataaagatattagattgtttattggcctccgtgtctggttcccagtgctctcgcagcttagAGGCGTCACAACGTCATAAGCGAGCGAGTAGCTCTTGCCTCCTATGCAGTGGCTCCTGACATCACGATACAGCGTTCCCTTGCTTTTCGCGCCCTCGCTGTTTCacgttttttaaataaacactaaaataatagcataaatcataaattaatattataaatccctccttCTACTTCCtaaagagaagggagagaagaagaggccgaagcggctttgttttcgcctcacaaggcagcggagGGAGAACCAAGAGAGATGATTACTGGAGACATGGGTCACTTTTGGGACCGTCATCCCCGGCGGACTTTGTACAcacaaaactttgcaacattgtCATTTGTAGCTGAATGAGTATCTACAAGTAGCAGGGAGGTATAAAAGTCTCCTGAACGGCCTGGGTGCTTGTGTATCAAAGGTAGGATAAGCCTGGTGCGGATATCCCTGGCAAGCGTACCCGATATGGCCAATTTGGAAGACTGGTAGGCTTTGGGCgggcctttgggagttgtagacactgggatttagagttcacctgcatccagagacactgggaccaccaccgacaatagaccaaacgtggcacacagaaccaccaagaCTAACttaatatactggaggggtttggggggaactgacccaccatggtgggagctgtagttcactagAAGTGTTGATGTTGTGTCACAAACCACTGTCTGAATTGTGTCATGTTTTCAACTCCAGACTTAATAATTCAAGTTTCcaaattttatcttctattttttaaaagtgattaaCTTAAAATCTGTATGAACCAAATCTTCCAACCTTCCCGTTTGTGCGAACGTGTTTGCATGACTTCCCAGCAAAGCAACCAGACGTGGTCTCTGAAGGGCCTCCTGGATCTCAcagacctcactcttccctgaacactcggcatccaaagaacaggaaacctttgggctcagaacaaaacaagtgaatgactaaacttggcacaaagacccagcatggccaactgtgcatacaggtgaggtttgggagtgattgaccttggcgtgtgggagtcgtagttcacccttatccagagagcactgaatccagctgacGTTGGatctgcaacccccaccaatgacggatcaggaccaaacctggcacacagacacccaGCACCAACAGAACATACAGGAGGGTTTTGGGGACTGACCCACccgtgtgggagttgtagttcgccctgcatccaaagagcccaccaatgatggatgtggaccaaacttagcacacacaaCCCTGATGACCAAAAGAACACACTGGAGGGATTTGCGGGATAGCCAAGACAGTGAAAAAGAATAGATGGTGATCAAAGCAGTGAATACATGTACTATAAagcataataggaataataatgtcTGAAGCAAGACAACGGAATCCAAACCCATGCCACCAACACCAAGGAAGGAAATGATCTTCAAAGGCGCTCGAGATTAAACATTAAACCCCATTTTGGCTAAAACCAGATCTACCCACCCCTCCAGTTTCAGCCGTTTTGACCCTTATaaatcccttttttttttttttgcaaaaataaaaaaataaaatgagataTTAAAAGCAACAATACCAAAAAGGCAGAAATTATATATAATGCT
This window of the Anolis carolinensis isolate JA03-04 unplaced genomic scaffold, rAnoCar3.1.pri scaffold_17, whole genome shotgun sequence genome carries:
- the LOC134294555 gene encoding uncharacterized protein LOC134294555, which codes for MATRLQKKLAGEASEYQGDSSDSEQTPETRETLKYKIELRKLELEDKQREREDKQREREDKQREREWEEKRWQLQKDTEIELKRMELQKASQTEEKERELRMRELELEKEKLALSQPHIINQEGNGRTEASDLLLKRFPKFNKDDDVEKFLISFERCCRDFEIDEGKWMLYLRPQICGKLLEIYGDVPEESHRDYNFFKKQVQQKLQLTPEFYRLKFRSLRKEKHQSFAQVASKQAQLFDSWLRTSEVETFQQLRELIKLEQLFQLVPSDYRWLVQDRKPSTANEAASMTDQLITLREGFRNDEGLSERRQNKPPFFNYQTHTQYKKTPAIENTAYRRPEVINQTKPEVKARCYQCGKSDHLKYQCPLLRRDKTSFFMNKEPKENTLNRDIKLLSSTETVPREKQCLFILSDDFSEDYFEPITIVNQQKQGWRDTGSQVCVIHPKSVPQKYQKPTSEINLKGLGPAVPAEVVSLPIEYNGWKGIWDFAISSDIPHECLIGNDLARQVKNWKKLCEKKENYNRSPIQEAVCLPIQPESEQGPESSSTITEIVSKTGGVQEIKQAQEEDESLKPLFKQAESLPESAGELPNKFVTKDGVFYRESKSVESEERSEIHSQSFTEIERQAQVAEKLKEQQAAEYKKQADEALVASMRLTYQELHVDRKKEEKKLQNLEGKKWEQAERLGMGLVSRSSISHSVLSEMQVIEQETPVTTKSTQSQLDLFEDIGSFTSGPPKYKDNPFSLGDAFSSQWETDNSSWEMNKGEEEADIAISSIRPIGDRPINRRETESKISVVESNEAQQKFAGAKVISSDMFFGREADTVPVAEYLTDLQSTMRVARDIAQEHLAVAQQRQKSYYDRSAKPRSKRRLFFDGESGKDPDVMGIGSFNHQPFTFKILQKCLDYVSQDFLNDSWKFRKKTFWDRESSLCCWEGRV